From a region of the Mycobacteroides saopaulense genome:
- a CDS encoding crotonase/enoyl-CoA hydratase family protein → MSAYETLSIRRDGYVQVIGLNRPAKRNAFDKTMLQELSLALAEFDADPGLRAAVLYGEGTMFTAGLDLASVAAEIQGGASLTPDGGINPWQVDGTHLSKPLIVAVHGKVLTLGIELALAGDIVIADETATFAQLEINRGIYPFGGATIRFPRTAGWGNAMRWMLTADTFDAAEAHRIGIVQEVVAAGRHVDKAVAIAQTIARQAPLGVQATLRNARQAVREGEASAETQLVPTIRELFTTEDAALGVQAFLTRTTAEFVGR, encoded by the coding sequence ATGAGCGCGTACGAAACCCTGAGCATCCGGCGCGATGGATATGTCCAGGTCATCGGGCTGAATCGGCCCGCCAAGCGCAATGCCTTCGACAAGACGATGCTGCAGGAGTTGTCCCTGGCACTGGCAGAGTTCGATGCCGACCCGGGCCTACGAGCCGCGGTGCTGTACGGCGAGGGAACGATGTTCACCGCTGGGCTGGACCTGGCCAGCGTGGCCGCCGAGATTCAGGGAGGCGCATCGCTCACCCCGGACGGCGGAATCAATCCGTGGCAGGTAGACGGAACGCATCTGTCCAAGCCGCTGATTGTCGCGGTCCACGGCAAGGTTCTGACGCTGGGCATCGAGCTAGCGCTCGCCGGCGACATCGTGATCGCCGATGAGACAGCTACCTTCGCGCAGCTCGAAATCAACCGCGGGATATACCCCTTCGGCGGGGCGACGATCCGCTTCCCCCGCACTGCGGGTTGGGGTAACGCCATGCGGTGGATGCTGACGGCCGACACCTTCGACGCCGCCGAGGCGCATCGCATCGGAATCGTGCAGGAGGTCGTGGCCGCGGGCCGGCATGTGGACAAGGCCGTCGCCATCGCACAGACCATCGCCCGTCAGGCACCGCTGGGTGTACAGGCCACGTTGCGCAATGCCCGGCAAGCGGTACGCGAGGGCGAGGCGAGCGCCGAGACCCAGCTGGTGCCCACCATCCGGGAACTGTTCACCACCGAAGACGCCGCACTGGGCGTACAGGCATTCCTGACCCGCACCACCGCCGAATTCGTGGGCCGCTAG
- a CDS encoding TetR/AcrR family transcriptional regulator, producing the protein MSTPRERMVASAALLIRERGAHATAISDVLEHSGAPRGSAYHYFPGGRTQLLCEAVDLAGDYIAGMIDAKPSVVDALDMLVASYRKQLTRSDFRAGCPVVAVTVEAGDPESPAGNQQLIERSAEVFRRWIGLIADKLAAAGVARARADELAMMAMTSLEGAIIVARSTRDIAPIDVVHKQLRALIEEALS; encoded by the coding sequence ATGAGCACCCCGCGCGAACGAATGGTCGCCTCGGCGGCCTTACTGATCCGGGAGCGCGGTGCGCATGCGACGGCCATTTCCGATGTTCTCGAGCACAGCGGCGCACCGCGCGGGTCGGCGTACCACTACTTTCCCGGCGGGCGCACTCAACTGCTCTGCGAGGCAGTGGATCTTGCCGGCGACTACATCGCCGGGATGATCGATGCCAAACCCTCGGTGGTGGACGCACTCGACATGCTCGTCGCCTCCTATCGAAAGCAGCTGACGCGCAGCGATTTTCGGGCAGGATGTCCGGTAGTCGCGGTGACGGTGGAGGCAGGGGACCCGGAAAGCCCGGCCGGCAATCAGCAGCTCATCGAACGCTCGGCAGAGGTCTTTCGGCGCTGGATCGGCCTCATCGCCGACAAGTTGGCTGCCGCCGGTGTTGCCCGGGCGCGCGCCGATGAGCTCGCGATGATGGCGATGACCTCGTTGGAAGGGGCCATCATCGTCGCGCGATCAACCCGTGACATCGCACCGATCGACGTGGTGCACAAGCAGTTGCGCGCTCTTATCGAGGAGGCTCTGTCATGA
- a CDS encoding molybdopterin oxidoreductase family protein: MNTTNWLPTACILCECNCGIVVQTEGRTLAKIRGDKEHPGSKGYTCNKALRLNHYQNNANRLISPMRRRPDGTYEEIDWDTAIVEIAEGFRHIRDSYGGDKIFYYGGGGQGNHLGGAYSGAFLKAIGSKYRSNALAQEKTGEAWIDKSLYGGHTRGEFEHAEVSVFVGKNPWMSQSFPRARVVLNEIAKDPARSMVVIDPVITDTAKMADFHLRVRPGADAWCLAALAAVLIQENLCDEVFLAEHVNGTEEVRDVLRAVPIADYALRCGVDEDLIRRAARRIAAAESVAVFEDLGVQQAPNSTLSSYLNKMLWILTGSFAKRGGQHLHSWMAPLMGGFFGKTPVTGAPIIGGLLPSNVVPEEILTDHPDRFRAMIVESSNPAHSLADSARCKEAFESLELLVVVDVAMTETARLAHYVLPAATQFEKVEATFFNLEFPHNTFQLRHPLFEPAPGTLPEPEIWARLVRALGVVDDADLQPLREAAAQGRDAYLQAFFAVLGNPVLAPLAPYVLYETLGPTLPEGLEGAAALWGLAQKVMMTYPQAVVRAGYPDGNALFDAILNSPSGVVFTVHEYEDDFALITHTDRKIALAIPEMLDDIRGLASRPAQLTTPEFPIVLSAGERRAYTANDIIRDPAWRKRDQQGALRVSVEDAQALGVADGERVRIATAAGSAEATVEISDMMQPGHASLPNGFGLDYTDESGEISVPGVAPNALTSSAWRDEYAGTPWHKHVPARIEPLAVRV, translated from the coding sequence ATGAACACCACCAACTGGCTGCCCACTGCCTGCATTTTGTGTGAGTGCAACTGCGGCATCGTGGTGCAGACGGAGGGGCGCACGCTCGCCAAGATCCGCGGAGACAAGGAGCATCCGGGCTCGAAGGGTTACACCTGCAACAAAGCGCTGCGCCTGAACCACTACCAGAACAACGCCAACCGGCTGATCTCGCCCATGCGCCGCCGGCCCGATGGCACCTATGAGGAAATCGATTGGGACACCGCGATCGTGGAGATCGCCGAGGGTTTCCGGCATATCCGTGACAGCTACGGCGGCGACAAGATCTTCTACTACGGCGGTGGTGGCCAGGGAAACCACCTGGGTGGTGCCTACAGCGGCGCGTTCCTGAAGGCGATCGGCTCCAAATACCGCTCCAATGCGCTGGCCCAAGAGAAGACAGGCGAGGCCTGGATCGACAAGAGCCTGTACGGCGGGCACACCCGTGGCGAGTTCGAACACGCTGAGGTGTCGGTCTTCGTCGGGAAGAACCCGTGGATGTCGCAGAGCTTCCCCCGGGCCCGCGTGGTGCTCAATGAGATCGCCAAGGATCCCGCGCGCTCGATGGTCGTCATCGACCCGGTGATCACCGATACCGCCAAGATGGCCGACTTTCACCTGCGGGTGCGCCCCGGAGCCGACGCCTGGTGCCTGGCCGCTCTTGCCGCGGTGCTGATCCAGGAGAATCTGTGTGACGAAGTCTTTTTGGCTGAGCACGTCAACGGCACCGAGGAAGTTCGTGACGTGCTGCGCGCGGTACCGATCGCCGACTACGCGCTGCGCTGTGGCGTCGATGAGGATCTCATTCGGCGGGCGGCCCGGCGGATCGCCGCGGCCGAGAGCGTGGCGGTCTTCGAAGACCTGGGGGTCCAGCAGGCCCCCAACAGCACGTTGAGCTCGTACCTGAACAAGATGCTCTGGATACTCACCGGCAGCTTCGCCAAGCGCGGTGGCCAGCACCTGCATTCGTGGATGGCCCCGCTCATGGGCGGGTTCTTCGGCAAGACTCCGGTAACCGGAGCACCCATCATCGGTGGGCTGCTGCCGTCCAATGTCGTCCCCGAGGAGATCCTCACGGATCACCCCGACCGATTCCGCGCCATGATCGTCGAGAGCAGCAATCCCGCTCACTCCCTGGCGGATTCGGCGAGATGCAAGGAGGCCTTCGAGTCCTTGGAGCTGCTGGTCGTCGTCGACGTGGCGATGACCGAGACCGCACGCCTCGCACACTACGTGCTGCCCGCCGCCACCCAGTTCGAGAAGGTGGAGGCGACGTTCTTCAATCTGGAGTTCCCACACAACACCTTTCAGCTGAGGCACCCGCTGTTCGAGCCGGCGCCGGGAACCCTGCCCGAGCCCGAGATCTGGGCGCGGTTGGTCCGGGCGCTGGGTGTGGTGGATGACGCGGATCTGCAGCCGTTGCGTGAAGCCGCCGCGCAGGGGCGCGACGCCTATCTCCAGGCATTCTTCGCGGTGCTGGGAAACCCGGTACTGGCCCCGCTGGCTCCCTATGTGCTGTATGAAACCCTCGGCCCGACCTTGCCCGAGGGGCTGGAGGGGGCCGCCGCGCTGTGGGGCTTGGCGCAGAAGGTGATGATGACGTATCCACAGGCGGTGGTGCGGGCGGGCTATCCCGATGGCAACGCGTTGTTCGATGCCATATTGAACAGTCCGTCCGGGGTGGTCTTCACCGTCCACGAGTACGAGGACGACTTCGCGCTCATCACGCACACCGACCGCAAGATCGCGTTGGCGATCCCTGAAATGCTGGACGACATCAGAGGATTGGCATCCCGCCCCGCCCAGCTGACCACGCCCGAGTTCCCGATCGTGCTTTCCGCCGGTGAGCGGCGGGCATACACCGCCAACGACATCATTCGCGACCCCGCCTGGCGTAAGCGGGACCAGCAGGGTGCGCTGAGGGTCAGTGTGGAGGACGCCCAAGCGCTTGGGGTGGCAGATGGGGAGCGGGTGCGTATCGCCACCGCGGCGGGCAGCGCCGAGGCCACCGTCGAGATCAGTGACATGATGCAGCCCGGCCATGCCTCGCTGCCCAACGGGTTTGGGCTCGACTACACCGATGAGTCCGGTGAGATCAGCGTCCCGGGCGTCGCACCGAATGCGCTCACGTCCTCGGCATGGCGTGACGAGTACGCCGGCACGCCATGGCATAAGCATGTGCCCGCGCGCATCGAGCCGTTGGCCGTCCGCGTCTAG
- a CDS encoding FAD-dependent monooxygenase, which produces MTVLISGAGPTGLTLACELARRGVACRVLDKAPGTFPGSRGKGLSPRTQEVFDDLGISGAITASGMPMPSFRIYSGHDVVAERSLLEMLGSDIPSGPGVPYAGFWMVPQWRTDEILLSRLRELGGDVEFGCEVTGFEQDTEGVTVSVSREGLPETRRASYLIGADGGRSTVRKALGVRFAGQTFERERTLIGDVRADGLEGTFCHVLTRGGQVSERFSLWNLPGSQHYQFVASMAADDVPPLTLGAVQRLLVERSGREDIALHDLRWISLYRVNARMVDKFRKGRVILAGDAAHVHSSAGGQGLNTSVQDAYNLGWKLAAVVSGAPAELLDTYEEERMPVAAAVLGLSTDLHRRNFEPSDGPAPQLHQMDITYRGGSLAVDDRAHPGNLGAGDRAPDARLPEGTHLFDVLRGTHFTLLTFGDHTPDIADIRVQRMGPSADYDVEPSTLVLVRPDGYIGVITESENTVRHYLARVR; this is translated from the coding sequence ATGACCGTACTGATCTCGGGCGCCGGACCCACCGGGCTGACCTTGGCGTGCGAATTGGCGCGGCGCGGTGTCGCGTGCCGGGTACTGGACAAGGCACCCGGCACGTTCCCGGGCTCCCGAGGCAAGGGGCTCTCCCCGCGTACTCAGGAGGTGTTCGACGATCTCGGGATCTCAGGGGCCATCACGGCAAGCGGAATGCCCATGCCCTCCTTTCGCATCTACTCGGGGCATGACGTCGTTGCCGAGCGCTCCCTACTGGAAATGCTGGGTTCTGACATCCCGTCGGGACCGGGCGTGCCCTATGCAGGATTTTGGATGGTGCCGCAATGGCGCACCGACGAGATCCTGTTGTCCAGGCTGCGTGAACTCGGTGGCGATGTGGAGTTCGGCTGCGAAGTAACAGGATTCGAGCAGGATACCGAGGGAGTGACGGTTTCGGTGTCCCGCGAGGGACTTCCTGAAACACGCCGCGCCTCGTATCTCATCGGCGCCGACGGCGGGCGCAGCACCGTCCGCAAGGCTCTCGGTGTCAGATTCGCCGGACAGACATTCGAGCGCGAGCGGACATTGATCGGCGATGTGCGAGCGGACGGTTTGGAGGGAACGTTCTGTCACGTGTTGACGCGGGGTGGTCAGGTGTCGGAACGCTTTTCGCTGTGGAATCTACCCGGCAGCCAGCACTATCAGTTTGTCGCCAGTATGGCCGCTGATGATGTTCCCCCGCTCACCCTCGGGGCGGTTCAGCGGCTACTGGTCGAGCGTTCGGGACGCGAAGATATCGCGCTGCATGACCTTCGGTGGATCTCGCTGTATCGCGTGAACGCACGAATGGTGGACAAGTTCCGGAAGGGCCGAGTGATCCTGGCTGGAGATGCCGCCCACGTGCACTCCTCGGCGGGCGGACAGGGCCTGAACACCAGCGTGCAAGACGCCTACAACTTGGGCTGGAAGCTGGCGGCGGTCGTCTCAGGCGCTCCAGCCGAGCTGCTGGACACTTACGAGGAAGAGCGGATGCCCGTCGCCGCCGCCGTGCTCGGGCTCAGTACCGATCTACACCGGCGTAACTTCGAGCCCTCCGACGGGCCCGCGCCTCAGTTGCATCAGATGGACATCACCTATCGCGGAGGATCATTGGCCGTCGATGATCGCGCACACCCCGGCAACCTGGGGGCCGGTGACCGCGCGCCAGACGCCCGGTTGCCGGAAGGCACTCATCTGTTTGATGTGCTGCGCGGCACGCACTTCACCCTGCTCACATTCGGCGACCACACCCCCGACATCGCCGATATACGCGTCCAGCGGATGGGCCCTTCCGCTGACTACGACGTCGAGCCTTCGACGCTTGTCCTGGTGCGTCCGGATGGCTACATCGGCGTCATCACCGAATCCGAGAATACCGTGCGCCACTACCTCGCTCGTGTGCGCTAG
- a CDS encoding TetR/AcrR family transcriptional regulator, with product MVPRGDARTAAILDTALQVLARDGYERFTIDSVAAQAHASKTTIYRRWSNKAELVKAALDAHDAHCNAQVPDTGSLQGDLLATLEMLRHKAKSMPPSLYADLIRAMEHDTELADAIARHLADSNLSPFDAPLSRAVTRGEVRPDVDRELVHDVAEAMLAHRLTLKATLDDEFIGRLVDDVLIVLAQGRV from the coding sequence ATGGTTCCACGCGGCGACGCACGCACCGCGGCGATACTCGACACCGCCCTGCAGGTACTGGCGCGCGACGGGTACGAGCGGTTTACCATCGATTCCGTTGCTGCACAGGCACATGCCAGTAAGACGACCATCTACCGCAGGTGGAGCAACAAGGCCGAGCTGGTGAAGGCGGCCCTTGACGCACATGACGCGCACTGCAACGCGCAGGTACCCGACACCGGCTCGCTGCAGGGTGACCTACTCGCGACACTGGAGATGCTGCGTCACAAGGCGAAGTCCATGCCCCCGAGTCTGTATGCCGACCTCATCCGCGCTATGGAGCACGACACCGAACTGGCCGACGCCATCGCTCGCCACCTAGCCGACTCGAACCTCTCCCCGTTCGACGCTCCCCTTTCCCGGGCCGTCACGCGCGGTGAGGTGCGCCCGGACGTCGACCGCGAACTGGTCCACGATGTCGCCGAGGCGATGCTCGCGCACCGGTTGACACTGAAAGCAACACTCGACGATGAGTTCATCGGTCGACTGGTCGACGACGTCTTGATTGTCCTTGCGCAAGGACGTGTTTGA
- a CDS encoding GntR family transcriptional regulator, with product MTADVRLPKHYRVRTELDRILSTLDEGDSVPPERDLAERFEVSRETVRQALHELLVEGRIERRGRGTVVSAPKLLQPLSLRSYTEGAHSQGRIPGRLLVTWEDIAGDADLCRDLGIRSGSTVMHLERVLLADGAKLGLESTYLAKSRFGALHNGFDPGTSLYEAIRGMGVQFGSAVERIETVLASPREASLLDTSTAMPMLLMHRRTLDTEGRPIERVRSLFRGDRVAFEAVLKE from the coding sequence ATGACGGCTGACGTGCGGCTACCCAAGCACTACCGGGTGCGCACCGAACTGGACCGCATTCTCTCGACACTCGACGAAGGAGATTCGGTACCGCCCGAGCGTGATCTCGCCGAACGATTTGAGGTGTCGCGCGAAACGGTCCGTCAGGCGCTGCACGAGCTGCTGGTGGAGGGCCGCATCGAGCGACGGGGGCGCGGCACGGTGGTGTCGGCACCAAAATTGTTGCAGCCATTGTCTTTACGCTCGTATACCGAGGGCGCGCACAGTCAGGGCCGAATCCCGGGACGACTGCTGGTCACCTGGGAGGACATCGCCGGCGATGCGGATCTGTGCCGCGATCTCGGCATCCGAAGCGGATCCACCGTGATGCACCTGGAACGCGTACTTCTGGCCGACGGCGCCAAACTCGGACTCGAGAGCACCTACCTGGCCAAGTCGAGGTTCGGCGCACTACACAACGGCTTCGATCCCGGCACCTCGCTGTACGAGGCGATACGCGGCATGGGGGTTCAGTTCGGGAGTGCCGTCGAGCGCATCGAAACAGTGCTCGCTTCCCCACGCGAAGCCTCGCTGCTAGACACCTCGACCGCCATGCCCATGCTCCTGATGCACCGGCGCACGCTCGATACCGAAGGACGGCCGATCGAGCGTGTGCGTTCACTCTTCCGCGGCGACCGGGTTGCCTTCGAGGCTGTACTCAAGGAATGA
- a CDS encoding HD domain-containing protein has product MDTVAELEAVLLSLRGIWDEEAVDELDHALQAGYLAHADRADDELVLASVLHDIGHSPLLGAAPDHRHDAVARHWLTPRLGNRVGWLAGSHVAAKRYLALTDSTYAARLSPTSVASLAHQGGAGSDARWSEHPWWVDALRLRRFDDGAKAPGAMTLSIPHVLALARRVVARHDG; this is encoded by the coding sequence GTGGACACCGTCGCCGAACTCGAAGCGGTACTGCTCTCCTTGCGTGGGATATGGGACGAGGAGGCCGTCGACGAGCTCGACCACGCCCTGCAAGCGGGCTACCTCGCTCACGCCGACCGCGCCGACGACGAGCTAGTGCTCGCGTCCGTTCTGCACGACATCGGACACAGCCCGCTCCTCGGCGCAGCCCCCGATCACCGGCATGACGCCGTCGCACGACATTGGCTCACCCCTCGCCTGGGAAACCGCGTCGGGTGGCTCGCGGGCTCACATGTGGCGGCCAAGCGCTACCTCGCGCTGACGGATTCGACCTATGCCGCCCGCCTGTCTCCCACATCCGTGGCCTCACTGGCCCACCAGGGCGGCGCAGGATCGGACGCTCGATGGAGCGAGCACCCATGGTGGGTCGACGCACTACGGCTACGCAGATTCGATGATGGCGCGAAAGCCCCTGGCGCCATGACACTTTCCATCCCACACGTGCTCGCACTGGCACGAAGGGTGGTGGCAAGACATGACGGCTGA
- a CDS encoding TIGR03364 family FAD-dependent oxidoreductase: MRVIVIGGGILGTAHAWAAIERGQHVVQLEREAEARGATVRNFGLVWVSGRSTIELRAAQRSRDLWHGIAKSVPGIGFRAIGSLTLLRTQEEVAVAEEVMTRSDADERGFSLLEPGAVLRLNPALRGKFLAGLHCARDAAVESRVALPALRLHMKKTGRYTFVANREARAIDTASEGVSVRVDDGEVYRGDAVVMCAGAAHGGLTRELLGNFPVRRVRLQMMQTAPLGEELTTAIADGDSLRYYPAFAGEALDALNAVQLQEPTAADHKMQLLCVQRLHGGLTIGDTHEYTEPFAFDVDEAPYRHLISAAEELLGHKLPPVVRRWAGVYSQCTDPNQIVYRHQPAPGIWVVTGPGGRGMTLGPAIGEDTADLMNL, encoded by the coding sequence ATGCGAGTGATAGTGATCGGCGGCGGGATTCTCGGAACGGCCCATGCATGGGCGGCGATCGAGCGCGGACAACATGTGGTGCAGTTGGAACGCGAAGCGGAAGCGCGCGGGGCGACGGTCCGGAACTTCGGGTTGGTGTGGGTTTCCGGCAGATCGACCATTGAGCTGCGCGCCGCGCAACGTTCTCGGGATCTGTGGCATGGCATCGCGAAATCAGTCCCGGGTATCGGCTTTAGGGCGATCGGCTCACTGACGTTGCTGCGGACCCAGGAAGAGGTGGCGGTCGCCGAGGAGGTGATGACGCGTTCCGACGCGGACGAGCGGGGGTTCAGTCTTCTTGAGCCCGGAGCGGTTCTGCGGCTCAACCCGGCATTGCGCGGCAAGTTCCTCGCCGGATTGCACTGTGCCCGCGATGCCGCCGTCGAGTCACGGGTGGCTCTGCCGGCCCTGCGACTGCACATGAAGAAGACAGGACGCTACACCTTTGTGGCGAATCGCGAAGCGCGTGCCATAGACACCGCCTCCGAAGGAGTTTCGGTCCGTGTTGACGACGGAGAGGTCTACCGCGGAGATGCGGTTGTGATGTGTGCCGGGGCGGCACACGGCGGACTTACGCGAGAGCTGTTGGGCAACTTCCCGGTCCGTAGAGTGCGATTGCAGATGATGCAGACCGCTCCGCTCGGCGAGGAGCTGACCACGGCGATCGCGGACGGTGACAGCCTGCGCTACTACCCGGCGTTCGCCGGAGAGGCGCTCGATGCCTTGAATGCCGTGCAGCTGCAAGAACCTACGGCCGCCGACCACAAGATGCAGCTCCTCTGCGTGCAACGACTGCACGGTGGCCTCACGATCGGGGACACCCACGAGTACACCGAACCGTTCGCCTTCGATGTCGATGAGGCGCCCTACCGGCATCTCATCAGCGCCGCGGAAGAACTGCTGGGCCACAAACTCCCGCCGGTGGTACGGCGCTGGGCGGGGGTCTATTCACAGTGCACCGACCCGAACCAGATCGTCTACCGGCACCAGCCTGCGCCAGGGATATGGGTGGTCACCGGGCCCGGTGGGCGCGGAATGACGCTCGGTCCAGCCATCGGCGAGGACACCGCAGACCTGATGAATCTCTAG
- a CDS encoding phosphonatase-like hydrolase, protein MSDIPIRLAVLDMAGTTVADGGLVLQAFETAATAGGIEEAGPERDRARQYVIDTMGQSKIAVFRHLLGDEDRAQHANRTFEDAYDALIGEGRARPIDGAVEAISALREAGVKVVLTTGFSAPTKEKLLAALGWAEIADLTLAPSEAGRGRPYPDLVLTAVLRLEVNDVREVAVLGDTASDVLAGRRAGAQIVAGTLTGAHDAAQLGTAQPTHIVHSVGEFADIVLRRI, encoded by the coding sequence ATGTCCGACATTCCCATTCGACTTGCCGTGCTCGACATGGCCGGCACCACCGTAGCCGACGGTGGATTGGTGCTCCAGGCGTTCGAGACGGCAGCCACCGCGGGGGGCATCGAGGAGGCCGGCCCCGAACGTGATCGCGCTCGCCAGTACGTCATCGACACCATGGGGCAATCGAAGATCGCCGTGTTCCGTCATCTGCTCGGAGACGAGGACAGGGCGCAACACGCGAACCGGACGTTCGAGGACGCCTACGATGCGCTGATCGGGGAAGGTCGCGCCCGGCCGATCGACGGTGCGGTGGAGGCGATCTCGGCATTGCGGGAAGCGGGCGTCAAGGTAGTGCTCACGACGGGATTCAGCGCCCCCACCAAGGAGAAGCTGCTGGCAGCGCTCGGTTGGGCCGAAATCGCCGACCTTACGCTGGCCCCCTCGGAGGCCGGGCGCGGAAGGCCATACCCGGACCTGGTGTTGACGGCGGTGCTTCGCCTGGAGGTCAACGATGTTCGCGAGGTAGCAGTTCTCGGGGATACCGCCAGCGACGTACTGGCCGGCCGTCGCGCGGGAGCGCAGATCGTGGCGGGAACGCTAACCGGTGCTCATGACGCGGCCCAGCTCGGCACCGCCCAGCCCACGCACATAGTGCATTCGGTGGGCGAGTTCGCCGATATCGTCCTGCGGCGAATCTGA
- a CDS encoding 2-aminoethylphosphonate ABC transporter substrate-binding protein: protein MRHLAWVRTWTVAAALVFSVVVGACGGTGGGTGPNSVTVYSADGLGPWYKTRFEEFTQSTGISVNLVEAGSAEVVSRVAKERANPQADMLVTLPPFVQKAASNGLLVAAGVDVSAVADHNKDRDGRYVAIVDNYLTFIANPAAALKDARWDDLLDPRFKGKLQYSTPGQAGDGTAMLVLLQRLMGEQGALDYLGRLQHNNVGPSSSTGKLQPKVSNAELWVANGDVQMNLASIREDRSNFSVFIPAADDGVRSTISLPYVAGITKGATHVENAKKLLDYLLSTRVQQTVSREALGMPVRADVKTEMGPDTPSNVMAGVNIWYPDWDQVLGTLDASLTAYQKATGS from the coding sequence ATGAGACATCTCGCATGGGTACGGACGTGGACGGTGGCAGCGGCCCTTGTATTCAGCGTCGTCGTGGGCGCATGTGGAGGGACCGGCGGTGGTACCGGACCCAACTCCGTCACCGTCTACAGCGCCGATGGGCTGGGTCCGTGGTACAAGACGCGATTCGAGGAGTTCACCCAAAGCACCGGAATCTCAGTGAACCTCGTCGAAGCCGGGTCCGCTGAGGTGGTTTCGCGGGTGGCGAAGGAACGGGCCAATCCGCAGGCCGACATGTTGGTGACTTTGCCGCCGTTTGTCCAGAAGGCGGCGAGCAATGGACTGCTGGTAGCCGCCGGTGTCGATGTCTCGGCGGTCGCGGACCACAACAAGGATCGGGACGGCCGGTACGTCGCCATCGTCGACAACTATCTGACGTTCATCGCGAATCCCGCTGCGGCACTGAAGGACGCGCGCTGGGATGACTTGCTGGATCCGCGGTTCAAGGGCAAACTTCAATATTCGACGCCGGGGCAGGCAGGGGACGGGACCGCCATGCTGGTCCTGCTTCAGCGGCTCATGGGAGAGCAGGGTGCCCTCGACTACCTGGGCCGGCTGCAGCACAACAACGTGGGACCATCCAGTTCTACCGGCAAGCTTCAGCCCAAGGTCAGCAATGCCGAACTGTGGGTGGCCAACGGGGACGTTCAGATGAATCTGGCCTCCATCCGTGAGGACCGCTCGAACTTCTCGGTGTTCATCCCTGCGGCTGACGACGGTGTCAGGTCGACCATTTCCCTGCCTTATGTTGCCGGAATTACCAAGGGTGCAACACATGTGGAGAACGCGAAGAAGCTGCTCGACTACCTATTGTCCACGAGGGTTCAGCAGACGGTCTCTCGGGAAGCGTTGGGTATGCCGGTGCGTGCCGACGTGAAAACCGAAATGGGACCCGACACGCCGTCGAACGTAATGGCGGGCGTGAACATCTGGTATCCGGACTGGGACCAGGTGCTCGGCACCCTAGACGCGTCATTGACCGCCTATCAGAAAGCGACCGGGAGCTGA